A single genomic interval of Diceros bicornis minor isolate mBicDic1 chromosome 39 unlocalized genomic scaffold, mDicBic1.mat.cur SUPER_39_unloc_1, whole genome shotgun sequence harbors:
- the LOC131402277 gene encoding 5'-3' exoribonuclease 2-like: MLGLAAHEPNLTIIREEFKPNKPKPCALCNQFEHEVKDCEGLPREKKGKHDELADSLPCAEGEFIFLRLDVLPEYLERELTMASLPFTFDVERSIDDWVFMCFFVGNDFLPHLLSLEIREGAIDRLVNIYKNVVHKTGDSFRRRQKEKRKRMKKDQPAFTPGAILTPHALGSRNSPGSQVANNPRQAAYEMRMQNNSSPSVSPNTSFTSDGSPSPIGGIKRKAEDSDSEPEPEDNVRLWEAGWKQRYYKNKFDVDAADDKFRRKVVQSYVEGLCWVLRYYYQGCASWKWYYPFHYAPFASDFEGIADMPSDFEKGTKPFKPVEQLMGVFPAASGNFLPPSWQKLMSDPDSSIIDFYPEDFAIDLNGKKYAWQDFVRMTI; the protein is encoded by the exons ATGCTCGGCCTTGCTGCACATGAACCCAACTTGACCATtattagagaagaattcaaaccaAACAAACCCAAGCCATGTGCTCTTTGTAATCAGTTTGAACATGAAGTTAAGGACTGTGAAGGTTTgccaagagaaaagaagggaaag CACGATGAACTTGCAGATAGTCTTCCTTGTGCAGAAGGGGAGTTTATCTTCCTTCGTCTTGATGTTCTTCCTGAG tatttggaaagagagctcaccatggccagcctaccgttcacatttgatgtcgagaggagcattgatgactgggtcttcatgtgcttctttgtgggaaatgacttccttcctcacctgctgtcgttagagattcg ggaaggtgcaattgaccgtttggttaacatatacaaaaatgtggttcacaaaactggg gacagttttagaagacgacagaaagaaaagagaaagagaatgaag AAAGATCAACCAGCTTTCACTCCTGGTGCaatattaacccctcatgccttgggttcaagaaattcaccaggttctcaagtagccaataatccgagacaagcagcctatgaaatgaggatgcagaataattct AGTCCTTCAGTATCTCCTAATACGAGTTTCACTTCTGATGGCTCCCCGTCTCCGATAGGAGGAATTAAgcgaaaagcagaagacagtgacagtgaacctgaaccagaggataacgtcag gctttgggaagctggttggaagcagcggtactacaagaacaaatttgaTGTTGATGCAGCTGATGACAAATTCCGTCGTAAAGTTGTACAGTCTTACgttgaagggctctgctgggttcttcgatattattaccag ggctgtgcttcctggaagtggtattatccatttcattatgCACCATTTGCTTCAGACTTTGAAGGTATTGCAGacatgccttctgattttgagaagggtactaaaccg tttaAACCAGTGGAACAACTTATGGGAGTTTTTCCAGCTGCAAGTGGTAACTTCCTACCTCCATCATGGCAGAAGCTCATGAGTGATCCT gattctagtataattgacttctaccctgaagattttgctattgatttaaatgggaagaaatatgcctggcaag attttgtaagaatgacaatataa